A genome region from Natranaeroarchaeum sulfidigenes includes the following:
- the gghA gene encoding glucosylglycerol hydrolase, with amino-acid sequence MSENTTTCTVHDTRTKRLCEWTAEQLAAPDDPFDAAKAIVERLGAHLDGDIAEFGFWTPELLDDDIEPENVYLELFTPVEEVDPGAEEATSRFRHERVPTQREGEYTWAAVEGVQAGTRDSLGSLYRLTYETDGGWETIQDPLAYSVPFGAYAPAELYDIDALDTERADREYFESLGNEDEPIATSEHDGLPRVDPATNLLELHPGTASAKGSLAGLTRRYEEIARKQREGEELTPMEQNFAGYDGVQVMPIAPITEGEYQPDHFEIEGDLSDEVNEIEITTRSPNMVNWGYDIVISGFSAVNPGVLETGRPDELVDFIATLHGMPEPMRVVFDIALGHADDGAIPLLNDYFFEGPGMYGQELDYRHPTVRAILLELQRRKMNWGADGIRVDGAQDFTYWDPETEEEYHDDEYLAAMDEVTQVVAGTEYRPWMIYEDGRPWPEEDWELASTYRELIEEHPHSFQWGPVTFAHNTPAILTFWASKWWRVEELADMGDHWISGVANHDTMRRGAQVEVGEEWDATQENPYLSDTLRGTIERAYDNPASNMLMYCFLPGVPMDFTHANARAPWYFVRDTDDTWNVKVVANGAYFVDWYVTEEAFTDSEQFTRLKELGFETLDGLRDFGHTLAAMGEAVDYDLDELAPLLDATNPPLGDGPLGPGDLESYALAWMRDVAEFANLSHYEEDQDADRTAFDLRVREFRHERPWLRETLADGEVFDYRHPTDQSVVYYGCRSAPDGSEELLFVANMEGRPATVTPTELAEVSERGWEVALATPTVDVDDASEQLTLDDSEAVVFSRTI; translated from the coding sequence ATGAGCGAGAACACAACTACCTGTACGGTACACGACACCCGGACGAAACGGCTCTGTGAATGGACCGCGGAGCAGCTGGCGGCACCCGATGACCCGTTCGATGCCGCGAAAGCGATCGTTGAACGCCTCGGCGCACATCTCGATGGAGATATCGCCGAGTTTGGCTTCTGGACACCGGAGCTGCTCGACGATGATATCGAGCCGGAGAACGTCTATCTGGAGCTGTTCACGCCAGTCGAGGAGGTTGATCCGGGGGCAGAGGAGGCAACCAGCAGGTTCCGCCACGAGCGCGTCCCGACGCAGCGTGAAGGTGAGTACACCTGGGCCGCCGTCGAGGGAGTACAGGCGGGCACCCGGGACTCGCTCGGGTCGCTGTACCGCCTCACATACGAGACCGACGGTGGCTGGGAGACGATTCAGGATCCACTTGCGTACTCGGTTCCGTTCGGCGCGTACGCGCCCGCGGAGCTGTACGATATCGATGCGCTCGACACGGAACGGGCGGACCGCGAGTACTTCGAGTCACTGGGCAACGAGGACGAGCCGATCGCGACGAGCGAGCACGACGGGCTTCCACGCGTCGACCCGGCGACCAACCTGCTCGAACTGCATCCCGGCACAGCATCGGCAAAGGGATCGCTCGCCGGGCTCACACGTCGTTACGAGGAGATTGCGCGCAAACAGCGCGAAGGCGAGGAGCTGACGCCCATGGAGCAGAACTTCGCAGGCTACGACGGCGTGCAGGTGATGCCGATCGCGCCGATAACCGAGGGCGAGTACCAGCCGGATCACTTCGAGATCGAGGGAGACCTGTCCGACGAGGTAAACGAGATCGAGATCACCACACGCTCGCCGAACATGGTCAACTGGGGGTACGACATCGTCATATCGGGCTTCTCGGCGGTCAACCCCGGGGTACTCGAAACGGGTCGTCCCGACGAACTTGTCGATTTCATCGCGACGCTCCACGGAATGCCCGAGCCCATGCGAGTCGTCTTCGATATTGCGCTCGGTCACGCCGATGACGGTGCGATCCCCCTCCTCAACGACTACTTCTTCGAGGGGCCGGGGATGTACGGACAGGAACTCGATTACCGCCACCCGACCGTGCGCGCGATCCTGCTGGAACTCCAGCGTCGCAAGATGAACTGGGGGGCGGACGGGATCCGTGTCGACGGCGCGCAGGATTTCACATACTGGGACCCAGAAACAGAAGAGGAGTATCACGACGACGAGTACCTCGCAGCGATGGACGAGGTGACGCAGGTTGTCGCTGGGACCGAGTACCGGCCGTGGATGATTTACGAGGACGGTCGTCCCTGGCCGGAGGAGGATTGGGAACTCGCCTCCACGTATCGCGAACTAATCGAAGAACATCCCCACTCGTTCCAGTGGGGGCCAGTTACGTTCGCACACAATACGCCAGCCATCCTCACCTTCTGGGCAAGCAAGTGGTGGCGCGTCGAGGAACTCGCCGACATGGGCGATCACTGGATCTCGGGCGTCGCCAATCACGATACCATGCGCCGCGGCGCACAGGTCGAGGTCGGCGAGGAGTGGGACGCCACCCAGGAGAACCCCTACCTTTCCGACACCCTCCGGGGAACGATTGAGCGAGCCTACGACAATCCCGCCTCCAATATGTTGATGTACTGTTTCCTGCCGGGCGTCCCGATGGACTTCACACATGCTAACGCCCGTGCACCGTGGTACTTCGTCCGCGACACCGACGACACCTGGAACGTCAAGGTCGTCGCCAACGGGGCGTACTTCGTCGACTGGTACGTCACGGAGGAGGCGTTCACGGATTCGGAGCAGTTCACCCGCCTCAAGGAGCTTGGTTTCGAGACCCTCGACGGACTCCGCGATTTCGGCCACACCCTCGCGGCGATGGGCGAGGCGGTCGACTACGACCTCGACGAGCTTGCGCCACTGCTTGATGCGACGAACCCACCATTGGGAGATGGACCGCTCGGGCCCGGGGACCTCGAATCGTACGCACTCGCCTGGATGCGTGACGTTGCGGAGTTCGCGAATCTCAGCCACTACGAGGAGGACCAGGACGCAGATCGAACGGCGTTTGACTTGCGCGTCCGCGAGTTCCGTCACGAGCGGCCGTGGTTGCGCGAGACGCTTGCGGACGGAGAAGTCTTCGACTACCGCCACCCGACGGACCAGTCGGTCGTCTACTACGGATGCCGAAGTGCGCCGGACGGGAGCGAAGAGCTGTTGTTCGTCGCCAACATGGAGGGACGTCCCGCAACGGTCACGCCGACCGAACTCGCCGAAGTAAGTGAGAGAGGCTGGGAGGTTGCACTGGCGACTCCCACAGTCGACGTCGATGATGCCAGTGAACAACTCACACTCGATGACAGCGAAGCGGTTGTGTTCTCACGGACCATCTGA
- a CDS encoding glycoside hydrolase family 13 protein translates to MNSTSRSTDREWWKEAVVYQIYPQSFNDSNGDGVGDIPGIIEKVDYLDALGVDVVWLNPVYESPMADNGYDIADYRSIHPEYGTVNDWERLLEELHDRDIRLIMDLVVNHTSDEHEWFQRSRRGDPEYEDYYYWREGDPEEPPNNWESFFGGPAWSWDDEREAWYLHLFDEKQPDLNWRNPDVRDDIFDMMTWWLDKGIDGFRMDVINLISKTEGLPDGETGTPTIGTEHFADGPRLGEYLDEMNERVLSNYDVMTVGEMAGGMTAEDAEPYVGEDGPLSMIIHFEHVHADVGEGGKWDVVELDLDELRSSLHDWQTVMAEDGWNCLYLDNHDQPRAVSRFGDDGEYREESAKMLATFLFTLQGTPFVFQGQEIGMTNTTFEDPEKVRDVESKNFLNAARDRGESFEDVRPLLEARSRDNARTPMQWDDSEYAGFTDGEPWIHVNDNYTEINVEAARADGDSIWQYYRELIDLREEREVFVYGEYELLLPDHDDVYAYRRTLDEEALLVVCNFFEGEPTVELPVEDANLLLGNYPDLPDEQNDEIELRPYEARIYER, encoded by the coding sequence ATGAATTCAACCAGCCGATCGACCGATCGTGAGTGGTGGAAAGAGGCAGTAGTGTATCAGATCTACCCGCAGAGTTTCAACGACTCGAACGGCGATGGTGTCGGTGATATCCCCGGCATTATCGAGAAAGTCGACTACCTCGATGCGCTCGGCGTCGATGTGGTCTGGCTGAATCCGGTCTACGAGTCGCCGATGGCCGACAACGGCTACGACATCGCTGACTACCGGTCGATCCATCCGGAGTACGGCACGGTGAACGACTGGGAGCGCCTGCTGGAGGAACTCCACGACCGGGATATCCGACTGATCATGGACTTGGTGGTGAACCACACCTCGGACGAACACGAGTGGTTCCAGCGCTCGCGTCGGGGCGATCCCGAGTACGAGGATTACTACTACTGGCGCGAGGGCGACCCGGAGGAGCCACCGAACAACTGGGAGTCCTTTTTCGGTGGTCCGGCCTGGAGCTGGGACGACGAACGCGAGGCGTGGTATCTCCACCTCTTCGACGAGAAACAGCCCGACCTCAACTGGCGCAACCCCGACGTTCGTGATGACATCTTCGATATGATGACGTGGTGGCTGGACAAGGGGATCGACGGCTTCCGAATGGACGTCATCAACCTCATCTCCAAAACCGAAGGGCTTCCCGACGGCGAGACCGGGACCCCGACGATCGGTACCGAACACTTCGCCGACGGCCCACGTCTGGGGGAGTACCTCGACGAGATGAACGAGCGCGTCCTCTCGAACTACGACGTGATGACCGTCGGTGAGATGGCTGGCGGGATGACGGCCGAGGATGCAGAACCCTACGTCGGTGAGGACGGCCCGCTGTCGATGATCATCCACTTCGAGCACGTCCACGCCGACGTGGGCGAGGGAGGAAAGTGGGACGTCGTCGAGCTCGACCTCGACGAACTCAGATCGAGCCTCCACGACTGGCAGACCGTGATGGCCGAGGACGGCTGGAACTGCCTCTATCTTGACAACCACGACCAGCCCCGCGCAGTCTCCCGATTTGGTGACGACGGCGAGTATCGCGAGGAGTCCGCGAAGATGCTCGCCACGTTCCTCTTTACCCTGCAAGGGACGCCGTTCGTCTTCCAGGGTCAAGAGATCGGCATGACCAACACCACCTTCGAGGACCCCGAAAAAGTTCGGGACGTCGAATCCAAAAACTTCCTCAACGCGGCCAGAGATCGCGGCGAGTCCTTCGAGGACGTTCGTCCCCTGCTCGAAGCCCGGAGCCGTGACAACGCGCGGACGCCGATGCAGTGGGACGACTCAGAGTACGCCGGGTTTACCGACGGTGAGCCATGGATCCACGTCAACGACAACTACACCGAGATCAACGTCGAAGCGGCTCGCGCCGACGGGGACTCGATCTGGCAGTACTACCGGGAACTGATAGACCTGCGTGAGGAGCGGGAGGTCTTCGTGTACGGCGAGTACGAACTACTTCTTCCCGACCACGACGACGTGTACGCCTATCGGCGAACGCTCGACGAGGAGGCACTACTCGTCGTCTGTAACTTCTTCGAGGGCGAACCGACAGTCGAGCTACCGGTCGAAGACGCGAACCTGCTCCTCGGGAACTATCCTGATCTCCCGGACGAACAGAACGACGAGATCGAGCTACGCCCGTATGAGGCACGAATCTACGAGCGCTGA
- a CDS encoding DUF7550 family protein, with protein sequence MSDADENSEEGELAVDKNPTKTDVPYGEASGDADFEEPEPTSGTAESNEGREVDAAVDERTTAPQSAYSNRQVLIGGLITAVGLVLVFGVPLLF encoded by the coding sequence ATGAGTGATGCCGACGAAAATTCCGAGGAGGGTGAACTCGCAGTCGACAAGAACCCGACAAAGACGGATGTCCCATACGGTGAAGCCTCCGGCGACGCGGACTTCGAGGAGCCAGAGCCGACATCCGGAACCGCAGAATCCAATGAGGGACGGGAAGTCGACGCTGCCGTAGACGAGCGGACGACTGCCCCGCAGAGCGCGTACAGTAATCGTCAGGTGCTGATCGGCGGTCTAATTACTGCGGTAGGGCTGGTTCTCGTGTTCGGCGTGCCGCTGTTGTTCTGA